The Corallococcus soli DNA window CACGATGGAGTACATGTCCGCGATGTGGATCGCGCCGATGCGGGACGAGTCGAGCCCCGCCTCGCCCGCGATGGCGCCCACCAGGTCCGCCGGCCGCATGCCCGCGGTGCGGCCCGCGCCAATGAACAGCCGCGTGACGTTCCACTCCGGCGCGCGAGGCGTCCGCGAAGGACGCTCGGGGCGCTCTCCGCTGGATTCGGCGCGGTCCACGCGGGGGGCTCGCGCAGGGCGGTCGGGACGGTCGCCCCCACGGCTCGGGGGCCCGGAGCGCTCCGTGCGCGGGAAGCGCTTCTCGGACGGCGGCGCCACCGTGGGGATCTCCTGCTCGGCGGCCTCGTTGCCCTCGTCTTCCTTCTCCTGCAGCAGCTTCATCGCGGCGGCGGCCACGTCCATGACGTTGAACTCGGTGGCCAGCGTCTCCACCACGCCCCGGTACGCCTCCAGGTCTCCACCGACGAGCGCCTCGCGCAGCGACGAGCGCATGATCTCCAGCTTGCGGGCGCGCAGGTCCGACACGGTGGGGACCGCGGAGACCTCGATGCGCTGACCGGTGAGCTTCTCGATGTTGCGCAACAGCCGGTGCTCGCGGGGCTCCAGCAGGGTGATGGCCACGCCCTCGCGGCCGGCGCGGCCCGTGCGGCCGATGCGGTGCACGTAGGCCTCCGGCGCGTTGGGCACGTCGAAGTTCACGACGTGCGACAGCCGGGGGATGTCCAGGCCGCGCGCCGCGACGTCCGTGGCGATGAGCAGGTCGGCCGCCTGGGACTTGAACTGCTTGATGACGCGGTCGCGCTGCTCCTGGCTCATGCCGCCGTGCAGGGCGTGCGCGCGCCAGCCCTGCCCGTTGAGGGACGTGGTGAGCTCGTCCACCTCCGTGCGGGTGCGGCAGAACACGATGGCGGCGGTGGGGGACTCCAGGTCCAGCACGCGCCCCAGCGTCGCGATCTTGAACGCGCGCGGCACGATGTAGGCCGTCTGCCGGACGCGGGGCATCTCCCCGGCCTCCAGCTTCTCCTTGGCGATGCGGATGCGCTCCGGCTGGCGCAGGTGGCGCTCCGCGATGCTGGAGATGCGCGGGGGCAGGGTGGCGGAGAACAGCGCCGTCTGCCGCTTCTCCGGCGTCTCGGAGAGGATGGCCTCCAGGTCGTCCGCGAAGCCCATGTCGAGCATCTCGTCCGCTTCGTCCAGCACCACCGTGTGCACGCGGTCCAGCTTCAGCGTCTTGCGGCGCAGGTGATCCAGCGCGCGCCCGGGGGTGGCGACGACGACGTCCACGCCGCGCTTGAGCACGCGCAGCTGC harbors:
- a CDS encoding DEAD/DEAH box helicase; this translates as MKTPPPPATEIENPTFDSLGLKPELVEALTTLGYEEPTPIQAAALPPLLAGKDLLGIAATGTGKTAAFALPLLQHLTPGAATPHSTSALVLVPTRELAMQVSEAIHRYGQKLGVSVLPLYGGQEIGRQLRVLKRGVDVVVATPGRALDHLRRKTLKLDRVHTVVLDEADEMLDMGFADDLEAILSETPEKRQTALFSATLPPRISSIAERHLRQPERIRIAKEKLEAGEMPRVRQTAYIVPRAFKIATLGRVLDLESPTAAIVFCRTRTEVDELTTSLNGQGWRAHALHGGMSQEQRDRVIKQFKSQAADLLIATDVAARGLDIPRLSHVVNFDVPNAPEAYVHRIGRTGRAGREGVAITLLEPREHRLLRNIEKLTGQRIEVSAVPTVSDLRARKLEIMRSSLREALVGGDLEAYRGVVETLATEFNVMDVAAAAMKLLQEKEDEGNEAAEQEIPTVAPPSEKRFPRTERSGPPSRGGDRPDRPARAPRVDRAESSGERPERPSRTPRAPEWNVTRLFIGAGRTAGMRPADLVGAIAGEAGLDSSRIGAIHIADMYSIVEVPEPDAARIISALKGATLRGKKVSVRRDTRD